In Humulus lupulus chromosome 6, drHumLupu1.1, whole genome shotgun sequence, a single genomic region encodes these proteins:
- the LOC133785543 gene encoding uncharacterized protein LOC133785543, whose translation MVSVPKVSSAEPIKKYLEEGTLPVDKREARRLVYKAARYTLVDEVLYKRGSSMPLLRNVEKEEALKVLHEIHEGECGNHKSGPSKTRKAMRQGYQISHGYMMLCPVQNRVKWSQEVWGRINLPRHSLVFWIAVQNRLRTREKLQKYKIIDESHCLFYRRHTETEEHLFFDCSLAWLCLQQVKNWLRWGAESRHLGSLLRWIERTKISKFKKQCYSAALAALVYQVWHARNELLWHSKVMTADMIVRKIKEDVKHRVSCVRPKCVNTIEIEWFLAL comes from the exons ATGGTTAGTGTCCCAAAGGTGTCATCGGCTGAACCGATTAAGAAATACCTagaggaaggaaccttgcctgtggaCAAGAGAGAGGCCCGAAGGTTGGTGTATAAGGCTGCTAGGTACACCTTGGTAGATGAggttctatacaagagagggtCCTCGATGCCACTTCTGCGAAATGTAGAGAAGGAGGAGGCGCTGAAAgtactgcatgagatacatgagggtgAGTGTGGCAACCATAAGAGTGGACCCTCCAAGaccaggaaggccatgagacaagg ATACCAGATATCCCATGGCTACATGATGCTGTGTCCTGTTCAGAATAGAGTAAAATGGAGCCAAGAGGTGTGGGGTAGAATTAACCTGCCAAGACATAGTTTGGTGTTCTGGATAGCTGTTCAGAATCGGTTGAGAACAAGGGAAAAGCTGCagaaatataaaataattgatGAATCTCACTGCTTGTTCTATCGGCGTCACACAGAAACAGAGGAGCACTTATTTTTCGATTGCTCTTTAGCTTGGCTTTGCCTTCAGCAAGTGAAGAACTGGCTTCGATGGGGAGCTGAATCAAGGCATCTGGGTAGTCTTCTAAGGTGGATAGAAAGAACCAAAATAAGTAAGTTCAAAAAACAATGTTATTCTGCTGCACTTGCAGCTTTGGTTTACCAAGTCTGGCATGCCAGAAATGAACTTCTCTGGCATTCGAAGGTGATGACAGCAGATATGATTGTAAGGAAGATTAAGGAAGATGTTAAACATAGAGTTAGCTGTGTTCGGCCTAAATGTGTCAATACAATAGAAATAGAATGGTTCTTGGCATTATAA